From one Humulus lupulus chromosome 8, drHumLupu1.1, whole genome shotgun sequence genomic stretch:
- the LOC133794220 gene encoding transcription factor bHLH112-like isoform X2 has translation MAEEFQIQGGICGGANWWNPSRSVFSAAALPCSMGSFGWPNNINHDLLDIKMTRSSSSSGEETTAHDHSCNNIFQDQVVDHHDHDHDHDHDQDQKSLHHLQTHNHISSVSGAGTGILIDSTSLQMMGYGLSTSPTSDFTTNQPFVSRSSSNGRAERNNNFYSMLQQDHMASTKLNYRQEICSLDENDSSSQIQKDCWTSCTTTTTTSPPPKGFSSAGDDIMDSSATCTATSQALSAGFPVASSPFEYTSAALLQNLFEGETTSSTAAAANQLPVHEQSFGNSINQLSVNINNNYSASSVDANNNSYMSSTNNIWPRFSPLIPSSRPSVPLLKHQLAAAAAVPPPGLHFSNNTPFWNASSPVAGPNDGVFPNSTQPQQLRYVTPKFEEKPSKCNNYVTKVNSNIEDVHHDSAGSISKKSSNSTTGNDQPVVKRPRIETPSPLPTFKVRKEKLGDRITALQQLVSPFGKTDTASVLHEAIEYIKFLHDQVLSTPYMKNNGAAIQAHQQGSNKLQKNQDESSPKQDLKSRGLCLVPISSTFPVANETTADFWTPTSAFGGTFIR, from the exons ATGGCGGAAGAGTTTCAAATTCAGGGAGGGATTTGCGGCGGCGCGAACTGGTGGAACCCATCGAGAAGCGTGTTTTCGGCGGCGGCGTTACCGTGTTCCATGGGAAGCTTCGGATGGCCGAATAATATTAATCATGATTTGCTTGACATCAAGATGACTAGGTCATCTTCTTCGTCTGGGGAGGAGACTACTGCTCATGATCATTCTTGTAATAACATTTTTCAAGATCAGGTAGTTGATCATCACGATCACGATCACGATCACGATCACGATCAAGATCAAAAATCTCTTCATCATCTCCAAACCCATAATCACATCAGTTCCGTCAGTGGTGCCGGTACCGGTATTCTGATTGACTCCACGTCTTTGCAAATGATGGGTTATGGCCTTTCGACCTCACCAACCTCAGATTTCACTACTAACCAACCATTTGT TTCTCGAAGTAGTAGCAATGGAAGAGCAGAGAGAAACAACAACTTTTATTCCATGCTTCAACAAGACCACATGGCTAGCACCAAGTTGAATTACAGACAAGAAATTTGTTCCTTAGACGAAAACGACTCATCATCTCAAATCCAAAAGGACTGTTGGACTAGTtgtaccactacaactactaccagtCCTCCGCCCAAGGGTTTCTCATCAGCCGGCGACGACATCATGGATTCCTCCGCAACCTGCACGGCCACTAGCCAAGCCTTGTCCGCCGGCTTCCCGGTGGCCTCCTCTCCGTTCGAGTACACGTCGGCAGCATTGCTGCAAAACTTGTTTGAGGGCGAAACCACTAGCAGTACAGCCGCGGCCGCCAATCAACTGCCAGTACACGAACAATCTTTTGGCAATAGTATTAACCAGTTATCTGTGAACATCAATAACAATTACTCGGCATCATCAGTAGATGCTAATAACAACAGTTACATGTCCAGTACTAACAATATTTGGCCGAGATTCTCTCCCTTAATCCCAAGTTCTCGTCCTTCGGTGCCGTTGTTAAAGCACCAactagcagcagcagcagcagtaccACCTCCTGGCTTGCACTTCTCCAACAATACACCCTTTTGGAATGCCTCTTCTCCAGTTGCCGGCCCAAACGACGGCGTTTTTCCCAACTCAACACAGCCACAGCAGCTACGATATGTCACACCAAAGTTTGAGGAAAAACCCAGTAAATGTAACAATTATGTTACCAAG GTCAATTCTAATATTGAGGATGTTCATCATGACTCGGCCGGATCCATTTCGAAGAAAAGTAGTAACAGTACTACTGGAAATGACCAACCTGTGGTGAAAAGACCTAGAATTGAAACGCCGTCACCGTTACCGACTTTTAAG GTCCGGAAAGAGAAGTTGGGGGACCGAATCACTGCTCTTCAGCAACTCGTTTCGCCTTTCGGAAAG ACAGATACAGCTTCAGTATTACATGAAGCCATCGAATACATCAAGTTTCTACACGATCAA GTTTTAAGTACTCCATATATGAAGAATAATGGAGCTGCCATTCAAGCACACCAACAG GGATCCAATAAACTACAGAAGAACCAAGATGAGTCAAGcccaaaacaagatttaaaaagTCGTGGACTCTGTTTGGTTCCAATTTCAAGCACATTCCCAGTTGCGAATGAGACCACAGCTGATTTTTGGACACCCACGTCGGCGTTTGGAGGAACTTTCATCAGGTGA
- the LOC133793720 gene encoding uncharacterized protein LOC133793720: protein MGFRSLQDFNLALLSKQGWRLLCKPHSLVGRLFKARYYTNGSFLEAEMGSNPSYVWRSIFEARSLVVEGARLKVGNGSSIRMGRDPWIPKATHRTPLGLHPELTNNLVQSLMIPVSLVWDRDLVRDIFSPEDAEIILSIPLSLDRLEDSWYWVLEKSGLFSVKSVYRVLQDRKEEALMASQSPFWVSLWKLRVPPKAKDVVWRAANGYLPTRSRLSQKHVPVPSVCPQCFIEEESITHCLINCPFAQDCWKAMGLNCVRPFGGSFAEWIEQTWLLLDQTRRQSLVMLFWGLWKARNDLVWRNKRLAPNSVVVVSTSVFNQWSQAQLKSDIPTAAYLTDADGVENWQRPNPGSVKVNMDAALFPDLGTYSFACLARDELGHPIEALSRCFNGHVAPELAEALGFREALSWIKKHNWPRVILESDCLLVIQALRSNVSMLSYFGDVISECKSIWNTFNNVSCMFVKRSANKAAHAIAKASYSPADRIYKEGEFPSSILNVILGDAF from the coding sequence ATGGGGTTTAGGAGCTTACAGGACTTTAATCTTGCCCTTCTCAGTAAGCAAGGATGGAGATTATTATGCAAACCCCATTCTCTTGTTGGGAGACTTTTTAAGGCACGGTATTATACCAATGGGTCTTTTCTTGAAGCAGAAATGGGTAGTAACCCAAGTTATGTGTGGAGGAGTATATTTGAAGCACGTTCTTTGGTCGTTGAAGGAGCCCGTTTGAAGGTAGGAAATGGGTCATCAATTCGAATGGGTCGTGATCCCTGGATCCCGAAGGCTACCCATCGTACGCCGCTTGGTCTTCATCCAGAGCTCACTAACAATTTGGTGCAATCTCTCATGATTCCAGTTTCCCTTGTGTGGGACAGGGACCTGGTTCGCGACATATTCTCACCAGAAGATGCCGAAATTATTCTGAGTATTCCTCTGAGTTTAGATCGTTTAGAGGATTCGTGGTATTGGGTGTTAGAAAAATCTGGGCTCTTTTCTGTAAAAAGTGTGTACCGTGTGTTGCAGGATCGGAAGGAGGAGGCGTTAATGGCATCTCAGTCACCATTTTGGGTTTCTTTGTGGAAATTACGGGTGCCTCCCAAGGCCAAGGATGTTGTGTGGCGTGCGGCAAACGGGTATCTCCCAACCAGATCTCGCCTAAGTCAAAAGCATGTGCCGGTTCCATCTGTGTGTCCACAGTGCTTTATCGAAGAGGAGTCTATCACCCATTGTTTGATTAACTGTCCTTTCGCTCAAGATTGTTGGAAGGCAATGGGTCTGAACTGTGTTCGTCCGTTTGGGGGTTCGTTTGCAGAGTGGATCGAGCAAACTTGGCTGCTCCTGGATCAAACTCGTAGGCAATCGTTAGTCATGCTCTTTTGGGGGTTGTGGAAAGCTCGTAACGACTTGGTGTGGCGCAATAAGAGGTTAGCTCCGAATTCTGTTGTTGTGGTGTCCACCTCAGTTTTCAATCAGTGGTCCCAGGCTCAACTTAAATCTGACATCCCTACTGCTGCTTATCTAACAGATGCAGATGGGGTGGAAAATTGGCAACGTCCGAATCCAGGAAGTGTTAAAGTCAACATGGACGCAGCTTTATTCCCAGATTTGGGTACCTACAGTTTCGCGTGTTTGGCTCGTGATGAACTTGGGCATCCTATAGAAGCTTTGTCTCGCTGTTTCAATGGGCATGTGGCTCCCGAGTTGGCAGAAGCTTTGGGTTTTAGGGAGGCATTAAGCTGGATAAAGAAGCATAATTGGCCGCGAGTGATACTTGAATCCGACTGCCTACTGGTCATCCAAGCACTTAGAAGTAACGTTTCTATGTTGTCTTATTTTGGAGATGTTATTTCAGAGTGTAAGTCTATATGGAATACTTTTAATAATGTTTCTTGTATGTTTGTTAAACGGTCTGCGAATAAAGCCGCTCATGCTATTGCTAAGGCGTCTTATTCCCCAGCTGATCGTATCTATAAGGAGGGGGAGTTCCCATCCTCTATCTTGAATGTAATCCTTGGTGATGCTTTTTAA
- the LOC133794220 gene encoding transcription factor bHLH112-like isoform X1 yields MAEEFQIQGGICGGANWWNPSRSVFSAAALPCSMGSFGWPNNINHDLLDIKMTRSSSSSGEETTAHDHSCNNIFQDQVVDHHDHDHDHDHDQDQKSLHHLQTHNHISSVSGAGTGILIDSTSLQMMGYGLSTSPTSDFTTNQPFVSRSSSNGRAERNNNFYSMLQQDHMASTKLNYRQEICSLDENDSSSQIQKDCWTSCTTTTTTSPPPKGFSSAGDDIMDSSATCTATSQALSAGFPVASSPFEYTSAALLQNLFEGETTSSTAAAANQLPVHEQSFGNSINQLSVNINNNYSASSVDANNNSYMSSTNNIWPRFSPLIPSSRPSVPLLKHQLAAAAAVPPPGLHFSNNTPFWNASSPVAGPNDGVFPNSTQPQQLRYVTPKFEEKPSKCNNYVTKVNSNIEDVHHDSAGSISKKSSNSTTGNDQPVVKRPRIETPSPLPTFKVRKEKLGDRITALQQLVSPFGKTDTASVLHEAIEYIKFLHDQVSVLSTPYMKNNGAAIQAHQQGSNKLQKNQDESSPKQDLKSRGLCLVPISSTFPVANETTADFWTPTSAFGGTFIR; encoded by the exons ATGGCGGAAGAGTTTCAAATTCAGGGAGGGATTTGCGGCGGCGCGAACTGGTGGAACCCATCGAGAAGCGTGTTTTCGGCGGCGGCGTTACCGTGTTCCATGGGAAGCTTCGGATGGCCGAATAATATTAATCATGATTTGCTTGACATCAAGATGACTAGGTCATCTTCTTCGTCTGGGGAGGAGACTACTGCTCATGATCATTCTTGTAATAACATTTTTCAAGATCAGGTAGTTGATCATCACGATCACGATCACGATCACGATCACGATCAAGATCAAAAATCTCTTCATCATCTCCAAACCCATAATCACATCAGTTCCGTCAGTGGTGCCGGTACCGGTATTCTGATTGACTCCACGTCTTTGCAAATGATGGGTTATGGCCTTTCGACCTCACCAACCTCAGATTTCACTACTAACCAACCATTTGT TTCTCGAAGTAGTAGCAATGGAAGAGCAGAGAGAAACAACAACTTTTATTCCATGCTTCAACAAGACCACATGGCTAGCACCAAGTTGAATTACAGACAAGAAATTTGTTCCTTAGACGAAAACGACTCATCATCTCAAATCCAAAAGGACTGTTGGACTAGTtgtaccactacaactactaccagtCCTCCGCCCAAGGGTTTCTCATCAGCCGGCGACGACATCATGGATTCCTCCGCAACCTGCACGGCCACTAGCCAAGCCTTGTCCGCCGGCTTCCCGGTGGCCTCCTCTCCGTTCGAGTACACGTCGGCAGCATTGCTGCAAAACTTGTTTGAGGGCGAAACCACTAGCAGTACAGCCGCGGCCGCCAATCAACTGCCAGTACACGAACAATCTTTTGGCAATAGTATTAACCAGTTATCTGTGAACATCAATAACAATTACTCGGCATCATCAGTAGATGCTAATAACAACAGTTACATGTCCAGTACTAACAATATTTGGCCGAGATTCTCTCCCTTAATCCCAAGTTCTCGTCCTTCGGTGCCGTTGTTAAAGCACCAactagcagcagcagcagcagtaccACCTCCTGGCTTGCACTTCTCCAACAATACACCCTTTTGGAATGCCTCTTCTCCAGTTGCCGGCCCAAACGACGGCGTTTTTCCCAACTCAACACAGCCACAGCAGCTACGATATGTCACACCAAAGTTTGAGGAAAAACCCAGTAAATGTAACAATTATGTTACCAAG GTCAATTCTAATATTGAGGATGTTCATCATGACTCGGCCGGATCCATTTCGAAGAAAAGTAGTAACAGTACTACTGGAAATGACCAACCTGTGGTGAAAAGACCTAGAATTGAAACGCCGTCACCGTTACCGACTTTTAAG GTCCGGAAAGAGAAGTTGGGGGACCGAATCACTGCTCTTCAGCAACTCGTTTCGCCTTTCGGAAAG ACAGATACAGCTTCAGTATTACATGAAGCCATCGAATACATCAAGTTTCTACACGATCAAGTCAGT GTTTTAAGTACTCCATATATGAAGAATAATGGAGCTGCCATTCAAGCACACCAACAG GGATCCAATAAACTACAGAAGAACCAAGATGAGTCAAGcccaaaacaagatttaaaaagTCGTGGACTCTGTTTGGTTCCAATTTCAAGCACATTCCCAGTTGCGAATGAGACCACAGCTGATTTTTGGACACCCACGTCGGCGTTTGGAGGAACTTTCATCAGGTGA